From a region of the Archangium lipolyticum genome:
- a CDS encoding NRDE family protein produces the protein MCTLVILRHVHPEWPLVLAANRDESLARPAVGPQVLATSPRVVGGRDLERQGTWMGVTDGGLFVGLTNQRGSANLTRAPRSRGEVVLRALQSGSVEGVERYLEGLHPGEYNPFNLLYGNTEVLRVAYARPDAERMTSQDVPPGVHVLPNDVLDTPALPKVARARKLAEAAAGKPWPESVRALQAMLADHVLPERAPAVLPEEEAIPEIHERIRQYQALCIHTPGYGTRSSAIVALAPGRVAHYLASDVPSCQGTYRDVTPLLYPG, from the coding sequence ATGTGCACCCTCGTCATCCTCCGCCACGTCCACCCCGAGTGGCCGCTCGTCCTGGCCGCCAATCGCGACGAGAGCCTCGCCCGGCCAGCCGTCGGTCCCCAGGTGCTGGCCACCTCCCCCCGGGTCGTCGGAGGGCGTGACCTGGAACGCCAGGGAACGTGGATGGGAGTGACGGACGGCGGACTCTTCGTGGGACTGACGAACCAGCGGGGTTCCGCGAACCTGACGAGGGCCCCCCGCTCCCGGGGCGAGGTGGTCCTGCGCGCGTTGCAGTCCGGCAGCGTGGAGGGGGTCGAGCGCTACCTCGAGGGACTGCACCCTGGCGAGTACAACCCCTTCAACCTCCTCTACGGGAACACCGAGGTGCTCCGGGTGGCCTATGCCCGCCCGGACGCGGAGCGGATGACCTCCCAGGACGTGCCGCCGGGTGTCCACGTGCTGCCCAACGACGTGCTCGACACCCCTGCCCTGCCGAAGGTGGCGCGGGCCCGGAAGCTCGCGGAGGCGGCGGCGGGGAAACCCTGGCCGGAGTCCGTCCGGGCACTCCAGGCGATGCTGGCGGACCACGTACTGCCAGAGCGGGCGCCGGCGGTCCTCCCCGAGGAGGAGGCCATTCCGGAGATCCACGAGCGCATCCGCCAGTACCAGGCACTGTGCATCCACACGCCGGGGTATGGGACGCGCTCGTCGGCCATCGTCGCGCTGGCGCCTGGACGGGTGGCCCACTACCTGGCGAGCGATGTGCCCTCGTGCCAGGGGACGTACCGGGACGTCACCCCACTGCTCTACCCCGGGTAG
- a CDS encoding HEAT repeat domain-containing protein, which translates to MMDWRAERDRALVTLERGRHPGVRAEAAELLFHLAAEDASRASEFSPVLAQLLADKQVAVRRTAVGLATVVLSAEELPRFLATRLADEESLVRLEAAGRLADIARPELRGTLAQALEDPVFEVRFEAARGMAAIKHSAGLDVLIQALDEDLLRFRALGALAELGDARALPAVQRLFHRWMLPGFDRTQAAGVLAKLGDAEGATWLLARSRRRWWGGAQDRALAVELCGEVKAPGALELLHTIVANPKDDCRGAAARGLGRLGDPKALPWLLALLDEAGVHEDYRLDAAEGLWVLGVPEGRDRVRAVLPSFSEEARAELSELIEEMP; encoded by the coding sequence GTGATGGACTGGCGCGCTGAACGGGACCGGGCGCTCGTCACCCTGGAGAGAGGGAGGCACCCGGGGGTCCGCGCCGAGGCGGCGGAGCTGCTCTTCCACCTCGCCGCCGAGGACGCTTCTCGCGCGTCCGAGTTCTCCCCGGTGCTCGCGCAGCTGCTCGCCGACAAGCAGGTGGCCGTGCGCCGCACCGCCGTGGGGTTGGCCACCGTGGTGCTCTCCGCCGAGGAGCTTCCCCGTTTCCTCGCCACGCGGCTCGCCGATGAGGAGAGCCTCGTGCGCCTGGAGGCCGCGGGCCGGCTGGCGGATATCGCCCGGCCCGAGCTCCGCGGAACGCTGGCCCAGGCGCTCGAGGATCCCGTCTTCGAGGTCCGCTTCGAGGCCGCTCGCGGCATGGCCGCCATCAAGCACTCCGCGGGTCTGGATGTGCTCATCCAGGCGCTAGACGAGGATCTGCTCCGCTTCCGCGCGCTCGGGGCGCTCGCCGAGCTGGGGGACGCGCGCGCGCTGCCCGCCGTCCAGCGCCTGTTCCACCGGTGGATGTTGCCTGGGTTCGATCGGACGCAGGCCGCTGGCGTGCTCGCGAAGCTGGGGGACGCCGAGGGCGCCACCTGGCTCCTGGCGCGAAGCCGGCGGCGGTGGTGGGGCGGGGCCCAGGACCGGGCCCTCGCCGTGGAGCTGTGCGGCGAGGTGAAGGCTCCAGGTGCCCTGGAGCTGCTGCACACCATCGTCGCCAACCCGAAGGATGACTGCCGGGGAGCCGCCGCGCGCGGGCTGGGTCGGTTGGGCGACCCGAAGGCCCTGCCGTGGCTGCTCGCCCTGCTCGACGAGGCCGGCGTCCACGAGGACTACCGGCTCGATGCCGCCGAGGGCCTCTGGGTGCTCGGCGTCCCCGAGGGCCGCGACCGTGTCCGGGCGGTGCTGCCCTCGTTCTCCGAAGAGGCCCGCGCCGAGCTCTCCGAGCTCATCGAGGAGATGCCATGA
- the metG gene encoding methionine--tRNA ligase, with the protein MAERILVTSALPYANGPIHIGHAVEYVQTDIYVRFLRSCGKDVVYFCADDTHGTPIEINAAKQGLKPEEFVARWYDSHQSDFRDLGISVDYFHSTNSPENKHYAEYIYGKLKDHGDIEKRDIEQAYCEQDKRFLPDRFIKGTCPNCKAADQYGDACEKCGKAYSPTDLIEPRCALCNTPPVRRKSSHLFFKLSRHADFLQETLRKPGFLHPGLATQLQGFFESGLADWDISRDGPYFGFAIPGETDKYFYVWLDAPIGYIATTEKWAKTTGKAKSALDFWAEDSDARIIHFIGKDIVYFHALFWPAVLKQAGLKRPESVKVHGHLMLNGEKMSKSRGTLIPVRSYLNHLDPSYLRYFYAATLGPGVEDLDLSLKDFRLRVNGELVNNIGNLANRSLSMLAGAALEKRLAPASKEGPGKALVEAALARVPEVREAFEKLEFRNAIRIITEISQSANGFLQNAAPWAKVKTDAEAARADLSDAAEVAYLLGALLTPVIPRVTEKLFAQLNAPPLTFEALATARYPLLDRSRPVGNPEPLLPRLEEERVNAIVEQPPAAAEPAKEAKKEGKGAKAEKKAAEPKPAEGAAPAQAKPAEGEPGEIDITDFTKVALRVGQVLAAERVPKADKLLKLSVDVGEAQPRTICAGIAEYYAPEQMVGRKVVVVANLKPRMLRGIESRGMILAAKAEGKGLSLVDPGDLPPGSGVA; encoded by the coding sequence ATGGCGGAGAGAATCCTCGTCACCAGCGCGCTGCCGTATGCCAACGGCCCCATCCACATCGGCCATGCCGTCGAGTACGTGCAGACCGACATCTACGTGCGGTTCCTGCGCTCCTGCGGCAAGGACGTCGTCTACTTCTGCGCCGACGACACCCACGGCACTCCCATCGAGATCAACGCCGCCAAGCAGGGGCTCAAGCCCGAGGAGTTCGTCGCCCGCTGGTACGACTCGCACCAGTCGGACTTCCGCGACCTCGGCATCAGCGTCGACTACTTCCACTCGACCAACTCGCCCGAGAACAAGCACTACGCCGAGTACATCTACGGCAAGCTGAAGGATCACGGGGACATCGAGAAGCGCGACATCGAGCAGGCCTACTGCGAGCAGGACAAGCGCTTCCTCCCGGACCGCTTCATCAAGGGCACCTGTCCCAACTGCAAGGCGGCGGACCAGTACGGTGACGCCTGCGAGAAGTGCGGCAAGGCCTACAGCCCCACGGATCTGATCGAGCCCCGGTGCGCCCTGTGCAACACGCCGCCGGTGCGCCGCAAGTCCTCGCACCTCTTCTTCAAGCTGTCCCGCCACGCGGACTTCCTGCAGGAGACGCTGCGCAAGCCCGGGTTCCTCCACCCCGGTCTCGCCACCCAGCTCCAGGGCTTCTTCGAATCCGGTCTGGCCGACTGGGACATCAGCCGCGACGGGCCCTACTTCGGCTTCGCCATCCCGGGTGAGACGGACAAGTACTTCTACGTCTGGCTGGACGCGCCCATCGGGTACATCGCCACCACGGAGAAGTGGGCGAAGACGACGGGCAAGGCGAAGAGCGCCCTGGACTTCTGGGCCGAGGACAGCGACGCGCGCATCATCCACTTCATCGGCAAGGACATCGTCTACTTCCACGCGCTCTTCTGGCCCGCCGTGCTCAAGCAGGCCGGCCTCAAGCGGCCCGAGAGCGTGAAGGTGCACGGCCACCTCATGCTGAACGGCGAGAAGATGTCCAAGAGCCGCGGCACGCTCATCCCCGTGCGCTCCTACCTGAATCACCTGGACCCGAGCTACCTGCGCTACTTCTACGCGGCCACGCTCGGCCCCGGGGTCGAGGACCTCGACCTGAGCCTCAAGGACTTCCGCCTCCGGGTGAACGGCGAGCTGGTGAACAACATCGGCAACCTGGCCAACCGCAGCCTGTCCATGCTCGCGGGCGCGGCGCTGGAGAAGCGGCTCGCTCCCGCCTCGAAAGAGGGTCCCGGCAAGGCGCTCGTAGAGGCCGCGCTCGCCCGTGTCCCCGAGGTCCGCGAGGCCTTCGAGAAGCTCGAGTTCCGCAACGCCATCCGCATCATCACGGAGATCTCCCAGTCCGCGAACGGCTTCCTCCAGAACGCGGCGCCCTGGGCCAAGGTGAAGACCGATGCCGAGGCCGCTCGCGCCGACCTGAGCGACGCCGCCGAGGTGGCCTACCTGCTGGGCGCGCTGCTCACGCCGGTGATCCCCCGGGTGACGGAGAAGCTCTTCGCGCAGCTCAACGCGCCGCCGCTCACCTTCGAGGCGCTCGCCACCGCGCGCTACCCGCTGCTCGACCGCAGCCGGCCCGTGGGCAACCCCGAGCCGCTCCTGCCCCGTCTGGAGGAGGAGCGCGTCAACGCCATCGTCGAACAGCCGCCCGCGGCCGCCGAGCCGGCCAAGGAGGCCAAGAAGGAAGGCAAGGGCGCCAAGGCCGAGAAGAAGGCCGCCGAGCCCAAGCCCGCCGAGGGGGCTGCTCCCGCCCAGGCGAAGCCCGCCGAGGGCGAGCCGGGGGAGATCGACATCACCGACTTCACCAAGGTGGCCCTGCGGGTGGGCCAGGTGCTCGCCGCCGAGCGCGTACCCAAGGCGGACAAGCTGCTCAAGCTGTCCGTGGACGTCGGGGAGGCGCAGCCGCGCACCATCTGCGCCGGCATCGCCGAGTACTACGCGCCCGAGCAGATGGTGGGCCGCAAGGTGGTGGTGGTGGCCAACCTCAAGCCGCGCATGCTGCGGGGAATCGAATCGCGCGGGATGATCCTGGCCGCCAAGGCCGAGGGCAAGGGACTGTCGCTGGTGGATCCGGGGGACCTGCCTCCCGGCTCGGGGGTGGCGTGA
- a CDS encoding FAD-dependent oxidoreductase, with amino-acid sequence MSSSARRYRHAVVIGGSMAGLVNARVLADHFEKVTVLDRDERPEGPEPRKGVPQGRHLHVLLEAGKRVLDGLFPGLIREMQREEGIKVVDPCSDAVWQHFGVWKARADSGIEMVLCTRPLLEWNVFQRVKALPNVELREGVTVEELLTDTARECVTGVKVKGPGGEETLEADLVVDASGRGTRAPRWLEDLGYGRPEEEKVGIDLAYASRLYKRPKGFRDEWKLLVQYPRSPEGWRAGLISTVENDRWIVSVNGYFGDHPPTDDAGFLEFARSLPRPGLYDYLQEAEPLTAPVTHKVPTSRWLHYERLPRFPERFVVTGDAVCAYNPIFGQGMTIATLEAKLLGECLTEQERRTPGELRGLAEQFRQKVPGLVFTPWFMTSTMDKHYPQTTGERSPGLGALQWFFGRLLEQTSVDTEVYHRFLRVLHMREGMEAMLKPGMAISMLAYAVKSLFVPLPQRANVDRMPTPRA; translated from the coding sequence ATGAGCAGCAGTGCACGCAGGTACAGGCATGCCGTGGTCATCGGCGGCAGCATGGCGGGTCTGGTGAACGCCCGGGTGCTGGCGGATCACTTCGAGAAGGTGACGGTGCTCGACCGGGACGAGCGGCCCGAAGGTCCGGAGCCGCGCAAGGGCGTTCCGCAGGGTCGGCACCTCCACGTACTGCTGGAGGCTGGCAAGCGCGTACTGGACGGACTCTTCCCCGGCCTCATCCGGGAGATGCAGCGGGAGGAGGGCATCAAGGTCGTCGACCCGTGCAGCGATGCCGTCTGGCAGCACTTCGGGGTGTGGAAGGCACGAGCCGACAGCGGCATCGAGATGGTGCTGTGCACCCGGCCCCTCCTGGAGTGGAACGTCTTCCAGCGGGTGAAGGCCCTGCCGAACGTGGAGCTCCGGGAGGGCGTCACCGTCGAGGAGCTGCTCACGGATACCGCGAGGGAATGCGTCACCGGCGTGAAGGTGAAGGGGCCGGGCGGCGAGGAGACGCTGGAAGCGGACCTGGTGGTGGACGCGAGCGGCCGGGGCACGCGGGCCCCGAGGTGGCTGGAGGATCTGGGCTACGGCAGGCCGGAGGAGGAGAAGGTCGGCATCGATCTGGCCTACGCGAGCCGGCTCTACAAGCGGCCGAAGGGCTTCCGGGACGAGTGGAAGCTGCTGGTGCAGTACCCGCGCTCGCCGGAAGGATGGCGGGCGGGCCTCATCTCGACCGTGGAGAACGATCGATGGATCGTCAGCGTGAACGGGTACTTCGGAGACCACCCGCCCACGGATGACGCGGGGTTCCTGGAGTTCGCCCGCTCTCTGCCAAGGCCGGGCCTCTACGACTACCTCCAGGAGGCCGAGCCGCTGACGGCGCCCGTCACGCACAAGGTTCCGACGAGCCGGTGGCTGCACTACGAGCGGCTGCCGCGCTTCCCCGAGCGGTTCGTCGTCACGGGCGACGCGGTGTGCGCCTACAACCCGATCTTCGGCCAGGGGATGACGATCGCCACCCTGGAGGCGAAGCTGCTGGGGGAGTGCCTCACGGAGCAGGAGCGGCGCACGCCGGGAGAGCTGCGCGGGCTGGCGGAACAGTTCCGCCAGAAGGTGCCGGGGCTCGTCTTCACCCCCTGGTTCATGACCTCCACCATGGACAAGCACTACCCGCAGACCACGGGGGAGCGGTCGCCCGGCCTCGGGGCGCTGCAATGGTTCTTCGGCCGGCTGCTCGAACAGACCTCGGTGGACACGGAGGTCTACCACCGGTTCCTGCGGGTGCTGCACATGCGCGAGGGCATGGAGGCGATGCTGAAGCCGGGGATGGCGATATCGATGCTCGCCTACGCGGTGAAGAGCCTGTTCGTCCCCCTCCCCCAGCGGGCCAACGTGGACCGGATGCCGACACCCCGGGCATAG
- a CDS encoding trans-sulfuration enzyme family protein: protein MKQLGFETRAVHSGREDLTSLGVHAPPIDLSTTYPVGSLGGIGECFDALAQGGPLRDNPIYARLHNPTVVRFEKALAALEGAEEAVAFGSGMAALTAVLLAARQGGKHVVACRPVYGGTDHLLDSGLLGLEVTWTHPHHIAQALRPDTALVVLETPANPTLALIDIARVVAQAGNVPVLVDSTFATPVLQNPLAHGAAMVLHSATKFLGGHGDVMGGVVATNAAWAARLRQVRIATGGVLHPEAGYMLHRGLATLPIRVREAQRGAQFLAERLASHPAVSRTWYPGLAGGDPEGLIGRQMRGPGCLISFELAGGGRAAARVMERLELLTPAVSLGSVDTLIQHPASLTHRVVDARARESSGISEGMLRVSVGLENPEDLWADLQRALDASRSLERLVG from the coding sequence ATGAAGCAGCTCGGCTTCGAAACGCGTGCGGTCCACTCCGGCCGTGAGGATCTGACTTCCCTCGGCGTCCATGCGCCGCCGATCGATCTCTCCACGACCTATCCCGTGGGCAGTCTCGGAGGCATCGGCGAGTGCTTCGACGCCCTCGCCCAGGGCGGTCCCCTGCGTGACAACCCCATCTACGCCCGGCTGCACAACCCCACCGTGGTGCGCTTCGAAAAGGCTCTCGCCGCGCTGGAGGGGGCCGAGGAGGCGGTGGCCTTCGGCTCGGGCATGGCCGCGTTGACGGCGGTGCTGCTCGCGGCGCGCCAGGGCGGCAAGCACGTGGTGGCCTGCCGTCCCGTCTACGGCGGCACGGACCACCTGCTGGACAGCGGCCTCCTGGGGCTGGAGGTCACCTGGACGCATCCCCACCATATCGCCCAGGCCCTGCGTCCGGACACGGCGCTCGTCGTCCTCGAGACCCCGGCCAACCCCACGTTGGCGCTCATCGACATCGCGCGGGTGGTGGCCCAGGCCGGCAATGTCCCGGTGCTGGTGGACTCCACCTTCGCCACGCCCGTCCTCCAGAACCCGCTTGCGCACGGCGCCGCCATGGTGCTGCACAGCGCGACCAAGTTCCTCGGCGGGCACGGTGACGTCATGGGCGGAGTGGTGGCCACGAACGCGGCCTGGGCGGCGCGGCTGCGCCAGGTGCGCATCGCCACGGGCGGGGTGCTCCACCCCGAGGCGGGCTACATGCTGCACCGCGGCCTCGCGACGCTCCCCATCCGCGTCCGGGAGGCGCAGCGGGGGGCCCAGTTCCTCGCGGAACGTCTGGCCTCGCATCCCGCCGTGTCCCGCACCTGGTACCCGGGACTCGCCGGGGGCGACCCCGAGGGGCTCATCGGCCGGCAGATGCGGGGGCCGGGGTGTCTGATCTCCTTCGAACTGGCCGGTGGCGGGCGCGCGGCGGCCCGGGTCATGGAGCGGCTGGAGCTGCTCACCCCGGCGGTGAGTCTCGGCTCGGTGGACACGCTCATCCAGCACCCCGCGAGCCTCACGCACCGCGTGGTGGACGCGCGGGCCCGTGAGTCCAGCGGCATCTCCGAGGGGATGCTCCGCGTCAGCGTGGGCCTGGAGAACCCCGAGGACCTCTGGGCCGACCTCCAGCGCGCCCTCGACGCCTCGCGGTCGCTCGAGCGCCTGGTAGGGTAG
- a CDS encoding cold-shock protein, with protein sequence MAIGTVKWFNDAKGFGFITQDGGGEDLFCHHTAIQTEGFRSLQEGQRVEFDVARGPKGLQAQNVRPV encoded by the coding sequence ATGGCAATCGGTACCGTGAAGTGGTTCAACGACGCGAAGGGCTTCGGTTTCATCACGCAGGACGGCGGGGGCGAGGACCTCTTCTGCCACCACACTGCGATCCAGACCGAGGGCTTCCGCAGCCTGCAGGAAGGCCAGCGGGTTGAGTTCGATGTCGCCCGTGGCCCCAAGGGCCTGCAGGCGCAGAACGTTCGCCCGGTCTGA
- a CDS encoding Lrp/AsnC family transcriptional regulator, with protein sequence MEETSNRLRKTPADAGLDRIDFAILEALQKNARLSNKELAAEVGLAQSSCLARVARLRETGVLKSFHAEVDARAVGIGLQAMIAVRLRQHSRELVEEFRRHALSLPQVLAVYHVAGANDFLLHVAVRDADHLRDLGMDAFTTRPEVAHMETSLIFEYVRSPGMPLYGPAEAQRAPAKKPEAVKRSRKPSRAGAR encoded by the coding sequence GTGGAAGAGACATCGAATAGGCTGCGGAAGACTCCGGCGGATGCGGGGCTGGACCGAATCGACTTCGCCATCCTGGAGGCCTTGCAGAAGAATGCTCGGCTCTCGAACAAGGAGCTGGCCGCCGAGGTGGGGCTCGCGCAGTCGAGCTGCCTGGCGCGGGTGGCCCGGCTCCGGGAGACGGGCGTGCTCAAGTCGTTCCACGCCGAGGTGGACGCACGAGCGGTGGGGATTGGCCTCCAGGCGATGATCGCCGTGCGGCTCCGGCAGCACTCCCGGGAGCTGGTGGAGGAGTTCCGCCGCCACGCGCTCTCGCTGCCCCAGGTGCTGGCCGTCTATCACGTGGCCGGGGCGAACGACTTCCTGCTGCACGTGGCGGTGCGGGACGCGGACCACCTGAGGGACCTGGGCATGGACGCCTTCACCACCCGGCCCGAGGTGGCCCACATGGAGACCTCGCTCATCTTCGAATACGTCCGCAGCCCCGGGATGCCCCTCTACGGGCCGGCGGAAGCCCAACGGGCCCCGGCGAAGAAACCCGAGGCCGTCAAGCGCTCCCGCAAACCGTCCAGAGCAGGCGCTCGATGA
- a CDS encoding TatD family hydrolase, translating into MRLVDSHCHFDRADSAHVTAALERARAAGLVHAVIVGQFQGPGDWGIALDVAAAHPDFLTPTLGIHPHEAARATEADFEHLERTCARPEIHAVGEAGLDYYYDHSPREIQARVFRRQCALAKRLDKPLVVHVRESTRGQDAHLDCEAILKEEGVRRGVIHCFTGDTDAARRYLDLGFLLSLSGVVTYKKTEALQDAVRFAPLDRLMVETDSPYLAPVPYRGKKNEPSYVVETAKKIAELKGVSLDQAAEVTTANAAALFGFSV; encoded by the coding sequence ATGAGGCTCGTTGATTCCCACTGCCACTTCGACCGTGCCGACTCCGCGCATGTGACGGCCGCGCTGGAGCGCGCCCGTGCCGCCGGCCTGGTGCATGCCGTCATCGTCGGCCAGTTCCAGGGCCCGGGTGACTGGGGCATCGCCCTGGACGTCGCCGCCGCGCACCCGGACTTCCTCACGCCCACGCTCGGCATCCATCCGCACGAGGCGGCCCGGGCCACCGAGGCGGATTTCGAGCACCTGGAGCGCACCTGTGCCCGTCCGGAGATCCACGCCGTGGGCGAGGCGGGGCTCGACTACTACTACGACCACTCGCCCCGGGAGATTCAGGCCCGGGTGTTCCGGCGGCAGTGCGCGCTGGCGAAGCGCCTCGACAAGCCGCTCGTGGTGCACGTGCGCGAGTCGACGCGGGGACAGGATGCGCACCTCGATTGCGAGGCCATCCTGAAGGAGGAGGGCGTCCGCCGGGGTGTCATCCACTGCTTCACCGGAGACACGGACGCGGCCCGGCGCTACCTGGACCTGGGCTTCCTGCTGTCCCTCTCCGGGGTCGTCACCTACAAGAAGACCGAGGCGCTCCAGGACGCCGTGCGCTTCGCGCCGTTGGACAGGCTGATGGTGGAGACGGACAGCCCGTACCTGGCGCCGGTGCCCTACCGGGGCAAGAAGAACGAGCCCTCGTACGTCGTGGAGACGGCGAAGAAGATCGCCGAGCTCAAGGGCGTGTCCCTCGACCAGGCGGCCGAGGTGACGACGGCCAACGCGGCGGCGCTGTTCGGCTTCTCCGTCTGA
- a CDS encoding HD domain-containing phosphohydrolase: MAKKLGERLVEAGLVTTESIAKALEHQKITGHRLGDCLVEIGLLQEAALLRFLAAEFQTRFVSAEKLSKAKIPTEVLDKVPVRLAEAQNVLPLAIDPERKLLSVVAAEPQNKKLMDEIALVTGMSEVYAYVGLRSTIAAAIRKHYYGDPTAFASLEGSSQQLRADVSAMATAYENTSGTNPKSSLQLRLETDARARLGRQGTQVRHNTARGETPLGSRGLVSDKDYIETLNVLVTMLERDRKHHRGHSAQLARQAAVVGRRLGMPPRDVMALTIAGYLHDLGKPAEHHFCLANNAVNPEWMAEAKRYCRLPSKLFETVNLPVQANTMLAQLYEAYDGSGVPQGAKGDDITLGARILAAVDSFLELTKNPANAYGKALTKEQALDHLRENSGKLYDPVVADIVMQVQSGELLRHRIANDGRQVLIVEPEEGTRTDLLDSVHRLGLVVDSLSSLDGAYDALVNQDCDVLVVGLKFGLEEVLGLLQAVRVSPENAGLPVVVLGDPDAGTRERLMMGGATAVVPPAEPEAAAKTVRTLYDDRIQHNGPARMVRGSLDEMPAPELLKLLGTGKKSGRLYLKYHAHEGFLHLEQGRVVFATIAGQNGEQALQTLLGLLQADFRYDPDSLLLDVPQLDKDLMVLAQQAAMRRPSIATPSVNQGSA; this comes from the coding sequence ATGGCGAAGAAGCTGGGCGAGCGCCTCGTCGAAGCGGGGCTGGTCACGACCGAGTCCATCGCGAAGGCGCTGGAGCACCAGAAGATCACCGGCCACCGGCTGGGAGATTGTCTGGTGGAGATCGGCCTCCTCCAGGAAGCGGCGCTGCTGCGCTTCCTGGCGGCCGAGTTCCAGACGCGCTTCGTGTCCGCGGAGAAGCTGTCGAAGGCGAAGATTCCGACGGAGGTGCTGGACAAGGTGCCGGTCCGGCTGGCGGAGGCGCAGAACGTGCTTCCGCTGGCCATCGATCCGGAGCGCAAGCTGCTGTCGGTGGTGGCCGCCGAGCCGCAGAACAAGAAGCTGATGGACGAGATCGCCCTGGTGACGGGCATGTCCGAGGTCTACGCGTACGTGGGCCTGCGCAGCACCATCGCCGCCGCCATCCGCAAGCACTACTACGGCGATCCCACGGCCTTCGCCTCGTTGGAGGGGAGCTCCCAGCAGCTCCGGGCGGACGTGTCCGCCATGGCCACCGCCTACGAGAACACCTCGGGGACCAACCCGAAGAGCAGCCTCCAGCTCCGCCTGGAGACGGACGCCCGGGCGCGGCTGGGCCGCCAGGGCACGCAGGTGCGGCACAACACCGCTCGCGGAGAGACCCCGCTGGGCTCCCGCGGCCTGGTGTCGGACAAGGACTACATCGAGACGCTGAACGTCCTGGTGACGATGCTGGAGCGGGATCGCAAGCACCACCGGGGACACTCGGCGCAGCTCGCGCGGCAAGCGGCAGTGGTGGGCCGGCGCCTGGGGATGCCGCCCAGGGACGTGATGGCGTTGACCATCGCGGGCTACCTGCACGACCTGGGCAAGCCAGCCGAGCACCACTTCTGCCTGGCCAACAACGCGGTGAACCCGGAGTGGATGGCCGAGGCCAAACGCTACTGCCGGCTCCCCTCGAAGCTCTTCGAGACGGTGAACCTGCCAGTGCAGGCGAACACCATGCTCGCGCAGCTCTACGAGGCCTATGACGGCTCTGGAGTCCCACAGGGGGCGAAGGGCGATGACATCACCCTCGGTGCGCGCATCCTGGCGGCGGTGGACAGCTTCCTGGAGCTGACGAAGAACCCGGCCAACGCGTACGGCAAGGCGCTGACCAAGGAGCAGGCGCTGGACCACCTGCGGGAGAACTCGGGCAAGCTGTACGACCCCGTGGTGGCGGACATCGTCATGCAGGTGCAGAGCGGCGAGCTGCTGCGCCACCGCATCGCGAACGACGGGCGTCAGGTGCTCATCGTGGAGCCCGAGGAGGGCACTCGGACGGACCTGCTGGACTCCGTGCACCGGCTGGGGCTGGTGGTGGACTCGCTGTCGTCGCTGGACGGCGCCTACGACGCGCTGGTGAACCAGGACTGCGACGTGCTGGTGGTGGGACTGAAGTTCGGGCTGGAGGAGGTGCTGGGGCTGCTGCAGGCGGTGCGCGTCTCGCCCGAGAACGCGGGCCTGCCGGTGGTGGTGCTCGGAGACCCGGACGCCGGCACGCGCGAGCGGTTGATGATGGGTGGAGCCACGGCGGTGGTGCCTCCCGCGGAGCCCGAGGCGGCGGCGAAGACGGTCCGCACGCTCTACGACGACCGCATCCAGCACAACGGTCCGGCGCGCATGGTGCGCGGCAGCCTGGACGAAATGCCGGCGCCGGAGCTGCTGAAGCTGCTCGGCACGGGGAAGAAGTCCGGACGGCTGTACCTCAAGTACCACGCGCACGAGGGCTTCCTGCACCTGGAGCAGGGACGCGTCGTCTTCGCCACCATCGCGGGACAGAATGGCGAGCAGGCCCTGCAGACGCTGCTGGGCTTGTTGCAGGCCGACTTCCGCTACGACCCGGACTCGCTGCTGCTGGACGTGCCCCAGCTGGACAAGGATCTGATGGTGCTCGCCCAGCAGGCCGCGATGCGCAGACCGTCCATCGCCACGCCCTCGGTCAACCAGGGCTCCGCCTGA